In Malus sylvestris chromosome 15, drMalSylv7.2, whole genome shotgun sequence, a single genomic region encodes these proteins:
- the LOC126604261 gene encoding uncharacterized membrane protein At1g75140-like codes for MNSLKGKLLLLCFLFILSSPSPVSKLFVQSTETETETETKSEIELNPQQLVLQRLEEVVKNLTEIVARLEFKLQSDHPKNPAPIDEGLTLAVDEKESQKLIKQVEEEEGSGSDRKIGERTRPVSVTKYSPFWSDRFQFVSAVKLDSQATCIHVLPFRDFEGVTKYVAVGDERGRVYVFVRNGDVLVEFDTLLGSPIMAMASFLSVYKNESFVVTGHQNGVILMHRVWEGASGEDWSSLLMETVTKFNTGGEGLPVTILEVHHVGRLNYVLASDVSGKLSVYREDGSVHGSTMPSSRPLAFLRQRLLFLTETGAGSLDLKTMKVRESECEGLNRSHSRYYVFDATERSKAYGFTSEGDLIHVLLLGDIMNFKCRVRSKRKFEIDEPLAFQAIKGCLLIVSGEKVFVYNVSTQHYVRVGAPRIIFSAGLDEIRSSFLSYQTVDAEKRNVIPLIASDRERLVVLGLGGGYVGMYRSNLPVFKNEFNTMLWTSPVFFFVLFLFGAWQFFAKKKEALTSWGPDDPFTSTSATMGAPLGGSNTGDRSFGEGSSRGGGLRGPSRRYVSPPPRYAGGATSSYRPGSADHNPRPSSVDPNFRTASELKFRGSGLESSGFPKRRENLFVNNQVMDDSS; via the coding sequence atgAACTCCCTCAAAGGCAAGCTCCTTCTGCTCTGCTTTCTCTTCATCTTGTCATCTCCATCCCCTGTTTCTAAGCTTTTCGTCCAAtccaccgaaaccgaaaccgaaactgaAACCAAATCCGAAATCGAGCTCAATCCGCAACAGCTGGTATTGCAGAGGCTCGAGGAAGTAGTGAAGAACCTAACCGAAATAGTCGCGAGATTAGAATTCAAATTACAATCGGATCATCCGAAAAACCCTGCTCCGATTGACGAGGGTTTGACTTTGGCGGTTGACGAAAAGGAAAGCCAGAAGCTGATCAAGCaggttgaagaagaagaggggtCTGGGTCCGATCGTAAAATTGGAGAAAGGACGAGGCCAGTTTCGGTAACAAAATACAGCCCGTTCTGGTCCGACCGGTTTCAGTTCGTTTCCGCCGTGAAATTGGATTCCCAGGCTACGTGTATTCACGTCCTGCCGTTTCGGGATTTCGAGGGGGTTACGAAATATGTTGCCGTCGGAGACGAGAGAGGGAGGGTGTATGTGTTTGTTAGAAACGGCGACGTTTTGGTGGAGTTTGATACGTTGCTGGGGTCTCCGATCATGGCCATGGCTTCCTTCTTGTCGGTTTACAAGAACGAGAGTTTCGTGGTCACTGGGCATCAAAACGGTGTCATTTTGATGCATAGGGTTTGGGAGGGAGCGAGTGGGGAAGATTGGAGCTCGCTTTTAATGGAAACCGTGACGAAATTCAACACGGGTGGAGAAGGGTTGCCGGTTACGATTTTGGAAGTGCACCATGTTGGGAGGTTGAATTATGTGTTGGCTAGTGATGTGAgtgggaagctttcggtttacCGAGAGGATGGTTCGGTTCACGGCTCCACAATGCCGTCGAGCAGGCCGCTTGCTTTCTTGAGGCAGCGGCTTTTGTTCTTGACGGAGACGGGTGCAGGGTCTTTGGACCTGAAGACCATGAAAGTTAGGGAGAGTGAGTGTGAAGGGTTGAACCGTTCGCATTCTCGGTACTATGTGTTTGATGCCACGGAGCGGTCTAAGGCATACGGGTTTACATCGGAAGGCGATCTGATTCATGTTTTGTTGTTGGGGGATATAATGAACTTCAAATGCAGGGTTAGGTCCAAGAGGAAGTTTGAGATTGATGAGCCTCTCGCTTTTCAGGCAATTAAGGGGTGTTTGCTTATTGTTAGCGGGGAGAAGGTTTTCGTGTACAATGTTTCGACTCAGCATTATGTTAGGGTTGGTGCGCCACGGATTATCTTCTCCGCTGGTCTCGATGAGATTAGGTCATCGTTTCTCAGTTATCAGACGGTGGATGCAGAGAAGAGAAATGTGATACCTTTAATCGCAAGTGACCGGGAAAGGCTTGTTGTGCTTGGCCTTGGCGGAGGGTATGTTGGAATGTATCGTTCTAACCTTCCGGTAttcaaaaacgaatttaacaCAATGCTATGGACCAGCCCTGTATTTTTCTTCGTACTTTTCCTATTCGGAGCGTGGCAATTTTTCGCCAAGAAAAAGGAAGCGCTCACTTCATGGGGACCGGATGATCCTTTTACTTCAACATCCGCTACAATGGGAGCTCCACTGGGGGGAAGTAACACCGGAGACAGGTCGTTTGGGGAAGGGTCTTCGAGAGGTGGTGGCCTAAGAGGACCGTCGAGGAGGTATGTGTCTCCTCCTCCCCGTTATGCAGGCGGAGCAACCAGTTCATATAGGCCAGGTTCGGCTGATCATAACCCTAGACCATCAT
- the LOC126601421 gene encoding uncharacterized protein LOC126601421 isoform X2, translating to MDSDDDFELLSAETAPPVRKTKLKRLKKAIRVSEEPPVDESESGRVNPSEFEALSLEESNEPSRLGLGSEGLGGEGDSNSGFDGLGGGEGEMSYGSDGLGGGGEIDSGFDGLGGEGEMNSSFDGLGGGEDGNGAKRVLDFDSAGEEFGEDLNKLMPEESGDVRVEETDKKRRSSDGFEEEENKKKKKRAKSKTGAAEGMRTTEKERREHLKQLHAESQRLLRETRDAAFKPIPLVQKPISSVLEKIRKRKLEVSQKSVLGDYKVLKAATEESIASQAGKGNSANEVCIDGSNDKEEHSSCGNVSSGMDVDEEPQQTFRAPIDDTQDLFSDNQTSDDKDGLPNDDSKSPLEEVFAPSILAMNLKLDSAPPDDVSSDEEDYNDKENIAPHSSEVADVPSSPIGDPVKAFVDDEAEEEDDSDHDLHRFEDSDDDEDDGDAAELNDMIATGYEERPVDNERRNELHQKWLKQQDASGTEKLMQKLKFGSKQKETELVKETDADVQEDQEFGDEIAEDEEFGNEDAEDSAPANAVRMNLREIKQMMPLLYTDNDDVYLSSDDDETEKRLSKQCLSEKAEMQATFLSPAEDESSREVFGHIKKLNIAPDTKKAKAPSFPNMLLAGGDRSISSKSSFLGRGPSHSLPSSNKHGLSTVRSFILVRGDSNSRSSLSEDSSDMVQREILPKKTTATKLSKSKAKFGTQTSSPDTVSTEAVANTDTLAEADAQKDTPAGSSLLTILRQPSLPSKRCNGGITVDQIESVLASFENGRKSMRANGQVYRRT from the exons ATGGACAGCGACGATGATTTCGAGCTGCTGTCAGCGGAGACTGCTCCGCCAGTCCGCAAAACGAAGCTGAAGCGCTTAAAGAAAGCAATTAGGGTTTCCGAAGAACCTCCCGTCGACGAATCGGAGAGCGGCCGAGTGAATCCCTCCGAATTCGAAGCTCTAAGCTTGGAGGAATCGAATGAGCCGTCAAGGTTAGGGTTGGGTTCGGAAGGTTTGGGCGGCGAAGGGGATTCTAATTCCGGATTTGACGGCTTGGGCGGTGGTGAAGGTGAAATGAGTTATGGTTCCGATGGGTTGGGGGGTGGAGGGGAAATCGATTCCGGTTTTGATGGTTTGGGCGGTGAAGGTGAAATGAATTCGAGTTTTGATGGTTTGGGTGGCGGCGAAGATGGCAACGGAGCTAagagggttttggattttgattcTGCGGGAGAGGAATTTGGCGAAGATCTAAACAAGTTGATGCCGGAAGAAAGTGGGGATGTGAGGGTAGAAGAGACGGATAAGAAACGGCGTAGTTCTGATGGCTTTGAGGAAGAggagaacaagaagaagaaaaagagggcCAAGAGCAAAACCGGGGCTGCCGAGGGCATGAGGACGACTGAAAAA GAAAGACGAGAGCATCTGAAGCAACTGCATGCTGAATCTCAGAGACTTTTGCGAG AAACCAGAGATGCAGCATTTAAACCCATACCGCTTGTTCAGAAGCCGATATCTTCAGTTCTGGAGAAAATTCGGAAAAGGAAACTGGAGGTTTCACAAAAGTCAGTATT AGGAGATTATAAGGTACTGAAAGCGGCAACTGAGGAGTCAATTGCATCCCAGGCCGGAAAAGGGAACAGTGCAAATGAGGTGTGCATTGATGGGTCTAATGATAAGGAGGAGCATTCAAGCTGTGGAAATGTGTCTTCTGGGATG GATGTTGACGAGGAACCCCAGCAAACATTTCGAGCACCTATTGATGATACGCAG GACCTGTTTTCTGATAACCAGACTTCCGATGATAAGGATGGTCTGCCAAATGATGATTCCAAAAGTCCGCTGGAAGAGGTTTTTGCACCGTCCATACTTGCAATGAACTTAAAACTTGACTCTGCTCCTCCTGATGATGT TTCTTCTGACGAGGAGGACTACAATGACAAAGAAAATATTGCTCCTCATTCTTCTGAAGTGGCTGACGTGCCTTCATCTCCAATCGGCGATCCTGTCAaagcttttgtggatgatgAAGCTGAGGAAGAAGACGACAGTGATCATGACCTGCATCGGTTCGAAGATAGTGACGACGATGAGGATGACGGAGATGCTGCGGAGCTTAATGATATGATAGCAACTGGATATGAAGAAAGGCCAGTTGATAATGAAAGACGGAATGAACTCCATCAAAAGTGGCTCAAGCAACAGGATGCTTCTGGAACAGAAAAACTTATGCAGAAGCTGAAGTTTGGttctaaacaaaaagaaacagagTTGGTCAAAGAGACAGATGCAGATGTACAGGAAGATCAAGAGTTTGGTGATGAAATTGCAGAAGATGAAGAGTTTGGTAATGAAGATGCAGAAGATTCAGCACCCGCAAATGCTGTGCGAATGAACTTACGAGAGATAAAGCAAATGATGCCTCTACTGTATACTGATAACGATGATGTATACCTGTCATCTGACGATGATGAAACAGAAAAGAGACTATCTAAACAGTGCCTGTCTGAGAAAGCT GAAATGCAGGCTACTTTCTTGTCACCAGCAGAGGATGAAAGTTCAAGAGAAGTTTTTGGTCATATAAAGAAACTGAATATTGCGCCTGATACTAAGAAGGCCAAAGCCCCTT CCTTCCCTAATATGCTTCTCGCGGGAGGAGACAGGAGCATATCATCAAAG TCGTCCTTCTTAGGTCGGGGGCCAAGTCATTCTCTGCCCTCATCCAATAAGCATGGACTGAGCACAGTTCGTTCTTTTATCTTAGTACGAGGTGACAGCAATAGTAGGAGCTCACTGTCGGAGGATTCTTCAGACATG GTACAGAGGGAGATTCTACCGAAAAAGACTACTGCAACCAAGCTTAGCAAGTCCAAAGCGAAGTTTGGTACTCAGACATCGTCACCTGACACGGTATCAACTGAAGCTGTTGCGAATACAGACACATTGGCTGAAGCCGATGCACAGAAAGACACACCAGCTGGATCTTCGTTACTCACGATATTAAGGCAGCCTTCCTTGCCATCAAAGCGATGCAATGGGGGGATTACGGTTGACCAAATCGAATCCGTCTTAGCTTCGTTTGAAAACGGGAGGAAATCGATGCGGGCGAACGGACAAGTATACAGAAGAACCTAA
- the LOC126601421 gene encoding uncharacterized protein LOC126601421 isoform X1, with translation MDSDDDFELLSAETAPPVRKTKLKRLKKAIRVSEEPPVDESESGRVNPSEFEALSLEESNEPSRLGLGSEGLGGEGDSNSGFDGLGGGEGEMSYGSDGLGGGGEIDSGFDGLGGEGEMNSSFDGLGGGEDGNGAKRVLDFDSAGEEFGEDLNKLMPEESGDVRVEETDKKRRSSDGFEEEENKKKKKRAKSKTGAAEGMRTTEKERREHLKQLHAESQRLLRETRDAAFKPIPLVQKPISSVLEKIRKRKLEVSQKCSSTGDYKVLKAATEESIASQAGKGNSANEVCIDGSNDKEEHSSCGNVSSGMDVDEEPQQTFRAPIDDTQDLFSDNQTSDDKDGLPNDDSKSPLEEVFAPSILAMNLKLDSAPPDDVSSDEEDYNDKENIAPHSSEVADVPSSPIGDPVKAFVDDEAEEEDDSDHDLHRFEDSDDDEDDGDAAELNDMIATGYEERPVDNERRNELHQKWLKQQDASGTEKLMQKLKFGSKQKETELVKETDADVQEDQEFGDEIAEDEEFGNEDAEDSAPANAVRMNLREIKQMMPLLYTDNDDVYLSSDDDETEKRLSKQCLSEKAEMQATFLSPAEDESSREVFGHIKKLNIAPDTKKAKAPSFPNMLLAGGDRSISSKSSFLGRGPSHSLPSSNKHGLSTVRSFILVRGDSNSRSSLSEDSSDMVQREILPKKTTATKLSKSKAKFGTQTSSPDTVSTEAVANTDTLAEADAQKDTPAGSSLLTILRQPSLPSKRCNGGITVDQIESVLASFENGRKSMRANGQVYRRT, from the exons ATGGACAGCGACGATGATTTCGAGCTGCTGTCAGCGGAGACTGCTCCGCCAGTCCGCAAAACGAAGCTGAAGCGCTTAAAGAAAGCAATTAGGGTTTCCGAAGAACCTCCCGTCGACGAATCGGAGAGCGGCCGAGTGAATCCCTCCGAATTCGAAGCTCTAAGCTTGGAGGAATCGAATGAGCCGTCAAGGTTAGGGTTGGGTTCGGAAGGTTTGGGCGGCGAAGGGGATTCTAATTCCGGATTTGACGGCTTGGGCGGTGGTGAAGGTGAAATGAGTTATGGTTCCGATGGGTTGGGGGGTGGAGGGGAAATCGATTCCGGTTTTGATGGTTTGGGCGGTGAAGGTGAAATGAATTCGAGTTTTGATGGTTTGGGTGGCGGCGAAGATGGCAACGGAGCTAagagggttttggattttgattcTGCGGGAGAGGAATTTGGCGAAGATCTAAACAAGTTGATGCCGGAAGAAAGTGGGGATGTGAGGGTAGAAGAGACGGATAAGAAACGGCGTAGTTCTGATGGCTTTGAGGAAGAggagaacaagaagaagaaaaagagggcCAAGAGCAAAACCGGGGCTGCCGAGGGCATGAGGACGACTGAAAAA GAAAGACGAGAGCATCTGAAGCAACTGCATGCTGAATCTCAGAGACTTTTGCGAG AAACCAGAGATGCAGCATTTAAACCCATACCGCTTGTTCAGAAGCCGATATCTTCAGTTCTGGAGAAAATTCGGAAAAGGAAACTGGAGGTTTCACAAAA ATGTAGTAGTACAGGAGATTATAAGGTACTGAAAGCGGCAACTGAGGAGTCAATTGCATCCCAGGCCGGAAAAGGGAACAGTGCAAATGAGGTGTGCATTGATGGGTCTAATGATAAGGAGGAGCATTCAAGCTGTGGAAATGTGTCTTCTGGGATG GATGTTGACGAGGAACCCCAGCAAACATTTCGAGCACCTATTGATGATACGCAG GACCTGTTTTCTGATAACCAGACTTCCGATGATAAGGATGGTCTGCCAAATGATGATTCCAAAAGTCCGCTGGAAGAGGTTTTTGCACCGTCCATACTTGCAATGAACTTAAAACTTGACTCTGCTCCTCCTGATGATGT TTCTTCTGACGAGGAGGACTACAATGACAAAGAAAATATTGCTCCTCATTCTTCTGAAGTGGCTGACGTGCCTTCATCTCCAATCGGCGATCCTGTCAaagcttttgtggatgatgAAGCTGAGGAAGAAGACGACAGTGATCATGACCTGCATCGGTTCGAAGATAGTGACGACGATGAGGATGACGGAGATGCTGCGGAGCTTAATGATATGATAGCAACTGGATATGAAGAAAGGCCAGTTGATAATGAAAGACGGAATGAACTCCATCAAAAGTGGCTCAAGCAACAGGATGCTTCTGGAACAGAAAAACTTATGCAGAAGCTGAAGTTTGGttctaaacaaaaagaaacagagTTGGTCAAAGAGACAGATGCAGATGTACAGGAAGATCAAGAGTTTGGTGATGAAATTGCAGAAGATGAAGAGTTTGGTAATGAAGATGCAGAAGATTCAGCACCCGCAAATGCTGTGCGAATGAACTTACGAGAGATAAAGCAAATGATGCCTCTACTGTATACTGATAACGATGATGTATACCTGTCATCTGACGATGATGAAACAGAAAAGAGACTATCTAAACAGTGCCTGTCTGAGAAAGCT GAAATGCAGGCTACTTTCTTGTCACCAGCAGAGGATGAAAGTTCAAGAGAAGTTTTTGGTCATATAAAGAAACTGAATATTGCGCCTGATACTAAGAAGGCCAAAGCCCCTT CCTTCCCTAATATGCTTCTCGCGGGAGGAGACAGGAGCATATCATCAAAG TCGTCCTTCTTAGGTCGGGGGCCAAGTCATTCTCTGCCCTCATCCAATAAGCATGGACTGAGCACAGTTCGTTCTTTTATCTTAGTACGAGGTGACAGCAATAGTAGGAGCTCACTGTCGGAGGATTCTTCAGACATG GTACAGAGGGAGATTCTACCGAAAAAGACTACTGCAACCAAGCTTAGCAAGTCCAAAGCGAAGTTTGGTACTCAGACATCGTCACCTGACACGGTATCAACTGAAGCTGTTGCGAATACAGACACATTGGCTGAAGCCGATGCACAGAAAGACACACCAGCTGGATCTTCGTTACTCACGATATTAAGGCAGCCTTCCTTGCCATCAAAGCGATGCAATGGGGGGATTACGGTTGACCAAATCGAATCCGTCTTAGCTTCGTTTGAAAACGGGAGGAAATCGATGCGGGCGAACGGACAAGTATACAGAAGAACCTAA
- the LOC126605433 gene encoding outer envelope pore protein 24B, chloroplastic-like, whose product MKASLKGKYENDKSGAAANVAFFASDVKFRASLTDATFAAGPSLNGLVLAVEKPGSFIVDYNVPKQDLRFQFMNSVRVAGKPLNLNYIHMRGDNRTILDGTLVLDSANKVSANHVLGSRNGKFKYSYLHGGATTFEPSYDLAKNSWDFAVAQRFYDDVFRASYQTSSKLLGLEWSRSSKINGSFKVSASVNLAEERKMPKLTAESTWDFEM is encoded by the exons ATGAAGGCATCTTTGAAGGGCAAGTATGAAAATGACAAGAGCGGCGCCGCCGCAAACGTCGCCTTCTTCGCCAGCGATGTCAAGTTCCGAGCTTCCCTCACCGATGCCACCTTCGCCGCCGGACCCAGCTTAAACGGCCTGGTCCTCGCCGTAGAGAAACCCGGCTCCTTCATCGTCGATTACAACGTCCCCAAACAG GACTTGAGGTTTCAGTTCATGAACTCGGTTAGGGTTGCGGGGAAGCCgttgaatttgaattacattCACATGAGGGGAGACAACCGGACGATTCTGGACGGAACCCTGGTGCtcgattcggccaacaaggtgTCGGCGAATCACGTGCTCGGCTCGAGGAACGGGAAGTTCAAGTACTCTTATCTGCACGGCGGAGCGACGACGTTTGAGCCATCGTACGATTTGGCCAAGAATTCGTGGGATTTCGCGGTGGCCCAGAGGTTTTATGATGATGTATTCAGGGCTTCGTACCAGACGTCGAGCAAGTTGTTGGGGTTGGAGTGGTCGAGGAGTTCTAAAATCAATGGCTCTTTTAAG GTTTCAGCATCTGTTAATTTGGCGGAGGAACGAAAGATGCCAAAATTAACTGCTGAGAGTACCTGGGATTTTGAGATGTGA
- the LOC126601231 gene encoding uncharacterized protein LOC126601231: MELRSCNHLHFIQALEGGLVVKTLNVACGRPVLRFKELKDIHERLDAKNGDSFPRIPPKDEFRGSVVNGDRVMGESPSRRTVGNVTVKTEPEVYDFDSSDGNAGRNNDLDGFGNITLKQIKETCKDKKRKRSTSVDLKKIETCSPVKHEFSKLRTDEEDVDLIEPLSKWKLSKKAKANTKSKHKKKGFSSMSQSSISTITSEHIPSEPESGLNIKVEVPETEFSDIQNTIPAAGDTSLACDNQEGSCGVVPDESPAIAADCVFETELPIYETNESQICVVNEVCYEDMECADPTPIQIVTTSEWDIVEVDDSEFNSDECLDLPLLEYNIEGHITNSVHPDNFIEAICSAHDQNFDLHDTISSEDERLCQTNSETQVRISEVVGDDLFQCMGPVNGTDSCLSEPDMNDDSPWNVESSAGSGSGLVSVADDSPVAEEEKQSPKSACAGAERNLSPGIFSSDATDELTTLVSGGSPSLNQQRPPQRLFPTRKVISPTSQEKLCKAMKSIELHGEEHPGCKANLCFGKQTERTIGGGQGPDQIKRAKLSIKVQNNGNPKNEKINSQPKGIPKASKVSAAPPRFTTGCTSIRTCSESAIAFSQRQMQDIESLATKLTIELQTMKEIAEERLLPEAYHATPLKYNANEVQMAIRNATRVEASAKRLLSMMSRDCNRFCKIMKMADIDVDASENVANKDKEGKKIVFADEAGEKLCHVKFFENDLATFSDQNLDFLVK; the protein is encoded by the exons ATGGAGTTGAGAAGTTGCAATCATTTGCACTTTATCCAGGCTCTGGAAGGTGGTTTAGTGGTAAAGACTCTGAATGTGGCTTGCGGACGGCCAGTACTCAGATTCAAGGAGTTGAAAGACATACATGAAAGATTAGATGCCAAAAATGGTGATTCGTTCCCAAGAATTCCGCCAAAAGATGAGTTCAGGGGATCAGTTGTCAACGGAGATAGGGTCATGGGTGAAAGTCCAAGTAGGCGTACTGTGGGGAATGTGACAGTCAAAACTGAACCTGAAGTTTACGATTTTGATAGCAGTGATGGCAATGCCGGAAGAAATAatgatttggatggttttggtaATATTACACTGAAGCAGATTAAAGAGACATGCaaggacaagaaaagaaaacgttCAACATCTGttgatttgaaaaaaatagaaacgTGCTCACCTGTAAAGCATGAGTTTTCTAAGTTGCGAACTGATGAAGAGGATGTTGATCTCATAGAGCCTCTTAGTAAGTGGAAACTCTCAAAGAAGGCAAAGGCCAATACTAAGAgtaaacataaaaaaaagggtttctCTTCAATGTCTCAAAGTTCCATATCGACTATCACATCAGAACACATCCCAAGTGAGCCGGAATCTGGTCTGAACATTAAAGTAGAGGTTCCTGAAACTGAGTTTTCAGATATCCAAAACACAATTCCTGCTGCTGGTGATACCTCTTTGGCTTGTGATAATCAGGAGGGTTCTTGCGGAGTGGTGCCTGATGAATCTCCTGCGATAGCTGCTGATTGTGTTTTCGAGACCGAGTTGCCAATTTACGAAACAAATGAAAGTCAGATTTGTGTTGTAAATGAAGTCTGCTACGAAGATATGGAATGTGCAGATCCCACACCTATTCAGATTGTAACGACCTCAGAATGGGATATTGTTGAGGTTGATGATTCAGAGTTCAATAGTGACGAGTGCTTGGATTTGCCTCTATTAGAATATAACATTGAAGGACATATCACGAATTCAGTTCACCCTGACAACTTCATTGAAGCAATATGTTCGGCGCATGATCAAAATTTTGATCTGCACGACACTATCTCCTCTGAGGATGAAAGGTTATGTCAGACTAACAGCGAGACCCAGGTTCGAATATCTGAGGTGGTGGGTGATGATCTCTTTCAGTGCATGGGACCTGTTAACGGAACTGATTCATGTCTATCTGAGCCTGACATGAATGATGATTCACCTTGGAATGTTGAATCCAGTGCTGGGTCTGGTAGCGGTTTGGTTTCTGTTGCTGATGATTCCCCCGTGGCTGAGGAGGAGAAGCAATCCCCCAAGTCTGCCTGTGCTGGTGCAGAAAGAAACTTGTCTCCAGGGATCTTTTCTTCTGATGCTACTGACGAGCTTACGACACTAGTGAGTGGTGGGAGTCCTAGTTTAAACCAGCAGCGTCCTCCTCAAAGGCTCTTTCCGACCAGAAAG GTGATTTCACCAACTTCCCAAGAAAAACTGTGCAAGGCCATGAAGTCAATTGAGTTACACGGTGAAGAACATCCCG GTTGTAAGGCGAATCTATGTTTTGGAAAACAAACCGAGAGGACGATTGGCGGAGGTCAAGGGCCTGATCAGATCAAGAGAGCGAAATTGTCTATCAAAGTGCAAAACAACGGGAATCCGAAGAACGAGAAGATTAATTCCCAACCTAAAGGCATCCCTAAAGCTTCCAAGGTTTCTGCAGCACCACCGCGTTTTACCACCGGGTGTACTTCAATCCGAACCTGTTCGGAGAGTGCCATTGCATTCTCGCAACGCCAGATGCAGGACATTGAATCCCTTGCAACAAAACTCACGATTGAGTTACAGACCATGAAAGAAATTGCAGAAGAAAGATTACTGCCTGAGGCCTATCATGCTACACCCTTGAAATATAATGCAAATGAG GTGCAGATGGCTATTAGGAACGCAACGAGAGTCGAAGCATCTGCGAAAAGATTGCTTTCCATGATGTCAAGGGACTGCAACCGGTTTTGTAAAATCATG AAAATGGCTGATATCGACGTCGATGCTTCTGAAAATGTTGCAAACAAGGACAAGGAGGGGAAGAAGATTGTGTTTGCTGATGAAGCTGGGGAAAAGCTCTGCCATGTCAAGTTTTTTGAGAATGACTTGGCAACATTTTCGGATCAAAATCTGGATTTTCTGGTTAAATAA
- the LOC126601232 gene encoding transcription repressor OFP7-like: MAKRSFKLKFPRVILLIQLCRPKHNSTLPAIYRLSPVNAKAMGIGFPSLTLPAPPPSTPEDPSVKCHVSSKPTKSLGCGSCRSRSSTRFISDCNVEIKSSADNDELNHNYNNYNNNLMSPISETENYYRKKRNKEKRKTKKKKSKLKAKPELPFINISSGNWFSGEFDGGEEISEESGTPIYSSRSFSTEFSLVMDTIGQKISGPPHKQSSKRRPNSGDYDKVRRSNSDSDSKKSAGTTGGEFGKIKTVLRPMRACSGEEGKVRESVAVVKKSEDPFEDFRRSMMEMIMEKQIFEAKELEELLHCFLTLNSRHYQDVIVEAFSEIWELLFSDPLDQVGNLN; the protein is encoded by the coding sequence ATGGCTAAACGCTCCTTTAAGCTCAAATTCCCCCGGGTTATCCTGCTAATCCAACTCTGTCGCCCCAAACACAACTCCACTTTACCGGCAATTTACCGGCTGTCCCCCGTAAACGCCAAAGCCATGGGCATCGGCTTCCCCAGCCTCACCCTCCCGGCCCCGCCACCGTCCACACCGGAGGACCCCTCCGTAaagtgccacgtgtcatccaaGCCCACCAAATCCCTCGGCTGCGGATCGTGCCGGTCCCGGTCATCCACGCGATTCATCTCCGACTGCAACGTCGAAATCAAATCATCCGCAGATAATGACGAACTTAATCATAATTATAATAACTATAATAATAATCTTATGTCGCCGATTTCGGAAACCGAGAATTATTACAGGAAGAAGCGGAACAAGGAGAAGAggaagacaaagaagaagaaatcgaAATTGAAAGCGAAACCGGAGCTTCCGTTTATAAATATTTCGTCCGGAAACTGGTTCAGCGGCGAATTCGACGGCGGCGAAGAGATCAGCGAAGAAAGCGGAACTCCGATCTACTCTTCCAGAAGCTTCTCGACCGAATTTTCGCTGGTGATGGACACCATAGGCCAGAAGATCTCGGGACCGCCGCACAAGCAGAGCAGCAAGAGGAGACCTAACAGTGGCGATTACGATAAGGTTCGTAGATCGAATTCAGATTCGGATTCGAAGAAATCGGCGGGGACGACGGGCGGCGAGTTCGGAAAGATAAAGACGGTGCTGCGGCCGATGAGGGCGTGCAGTGGGGAAGAGGGGAAGGTGAGGGAGAGCgtggcggtggtgaagaagtcGGAGGATCCCTTCGAGGACTTTAGGAGGTCGATGATGGAGATGATCATGGAAAAACAGATATTCGAGGCCAAGGAGTTGGAAGAGCTCCTCCATTGTTTCTTGACTTTGAATTCCCGCCACTACCAGGACGTTATTGTGGAGGCGTTTTCTGAGATTTGGGAGCTCTTGTTTTCCGACCCTTTGGACCAAGTGGGAAATTTGAATTAA